In one Nitrosarchaeum sp. genomic region, the following are encoded:
- a CDS encoding DUF6659 family protein, whose translation MSVSNNAALQLYNEKCLQIQKEPEIRFAGIVDKDGKLIAGGFKEGLVPYEDDETRLHSFFEFVSKASIRKDYDDSLGPINYIAARRDKAVLVSFPFPITQVLLLISAEPSANIENLAKKVVEIFTNVS comes from the coding sequence TTGTCCGTTTCAAATAATGCTGCCCTTCAACTATACAATGAAAAATGTTTGCAGATTCAAAAGGAACCAGAAATCAGATTTGCTGGAATTGTTGATAAAGATGGCAAACTAATAGCAGGTGGATTTAAAGAAGGACTTGTTCCATATGAGGACGACGAAACTAGACTTCATTCATTTTTTGAGTTTGTATCTAAAGCATCAATTAGGAAAGACTATGATGATAGCTTAGGACCAATTAATTATATTGCTGCAAGACGAGATAAAGCGGTTTTAGTAAGTTTTCCATTTCCTATCACTCAAGTTCTTCTTTTGATTTCTGCAGAACCTTCTGCCAATATTGAAAATTTGGCTAAAAAGGTTGTTGAAATTTTTACTAATGTTAGCTAA
- a CDS encoding class I SAM-dependent methyltransferase, translated as MNVINPVDMFFWTIRKNEKDVINLYNSLSPIMQLATGGSMLNFGYWEENTIEPIAAQENLCSYFGSMAELENAKTVVDVGSGLSAPAIFWRKNYGYLKLFCVNINYKQLHFSGPQKNIEFINSTSTKLPFSNASVDRVLALESSQHFKPLKDFISESKRVLKSEGVFTLALPVTLQHTSMFKLGILKFTWSSEHYRLDHVKKLVKLGGFKIHDEQLIGNQVYTPLANYYIENRKKLKKSILQKYPNYVEKILYKSILKMKKASDQKIIDYVVLKCKF; from the coding sequence TTGAACGTGATTAATCCTGTTGATATGTTTTTTTGGACAATTCGAAAAAATGAAAAAGATGTCATTAATCTTTACAATTCACTTTCACCGATAATGCAGCTAGCAACTGGAGGTTCTATGTTGAATTTTGGTTATTGGGAAGAAAATACAATCGAACCAATCGCTGCTCAAGAAAACCTCTGTTCTTACTTTGGTAGTATGGCTGAATTAGAAAATGCCAAAACTGTAGTTGATGTTGGAAGTGGCCTTTCTGCCCCTGCAATTTTTTGGAGAAAAAATTATGGCTATCTCAAACTATTTTGTGTAAATATCAACTATAAGCAATTGCATTTTTCTGGTCCTCAGAAAAACATTGAATTCATTAACTCTACTTCTACTAAATTGCCTTTTTCTAATGCTTCCGTAGATCGTGTATTGGCATTAGAATCATCACAACATTTCAAACCTTTAAAAGATTTTATTTCTGAATCAAAACGGGTTTTAAAATCTGAAGGAGTATTTACTTTGGCATTACCTGTAACTTTACAGCATACATCCATGTTCAAATTAGGGATCTTGAAATTTACCTGGTCATCAGAACATTATAGATTAGATCATGTCAAAAAACTTGTGAAATTAGGAGGTTTTAAAATTCATGATGAACAATTAATTGGAAATCAAGTATATACTCCATTGGCAAATTATTACATTGAAAATCGTAAAAAATTGAAAAAATCCATATTGCAAAAATATCCAAATTATGTTGAAAAAATACTTTACAAGTCAATTTTAAAAATGAAAAAGGCATCTGATCAAAAAATTATCGATTATGTTGTTTTAAAATGCAAGTTTTAA